One Oncorhynchus keta strain PuntledgeMale-10-30-2019 chromosome 34, Oket_V2, whole genome shotgun sequence genomic window, CTAATATATATGCGTTTGCGTATCCAAAATATGAACAGTTGTACTACTGAAAGCTAAGCCTGCATTTTGTCTGCTGCCGGACTGTGTATCCCTCGGCAACAGCAAAAGGCCAGTCATTGTTTGCATTGCCAACGCCTCAGTGAGTTTGGATCTGATGTAGGCTGACggctgtgtgagtgtctgtgtgtttgctctTGTCTCAGGGTGGCCAAATGAACTGTTCGGCCTGAGGAGCGAAGGGCACAGGCatagatccagagagagagagagagagagagagagagagagagaggctcaatCATTCAGCAAACCTCTCCACTTCCACCATGAGCTGGGACTAAAGAGTTACCTCTACAGCTTCATTTTATGGTAAGGTTAATGATACAATACAAAAGTGTACATCTGTCTGTACTTCTTATTGCCCAACTTTATATCGTAGAGCAACAGAAAGAGTATTGTgcttttttttttataaagaGTCAGGCATGTGCTATGAACAGCTGCAATGCATATGGTTGACCCATGTTTTTGTTGCATTTTTGTATCAACAAATGGGGGTGATAACAACAGCATAATATCCTCGAGATTCCAATTAGCGTAGAATCCATAGACCGAAGAGATCACCCCTAAAAAATTGAGGTGACATAAAACATAAACAGGTGGACTGTGCCATTTTTGATGTCAATGATCTGTAGGCCATGTGCTATGACTTGTGCAATTCCACGGTTTAGTACTGTCTGTGACTGTGCTAGAGTCAGCCATCTTTCCATACTTGAACAACATGTTTGTTCCCCTGGGAGCCATAACACAGAACACGTGTAGAATGAAAGGGATCGGAGGCTAATGCTAACGTGCTAACACATCAAAAGGTTCAGGGATACTCGTATTGGCTGGGCCCCTGTGTCGCTATCTATCACGTCTTGGTTTTCCTGTGCCATGTGCCTTGCATGTACCAAGTGATGATGTCATAGTGGAGCGGACGAGAAAAGGGCAGAGTCAGCAGGAAAGGGCTATGACAAGGGTTGAGGGTGAAGAGAGGGGGTTGCACAGGAAATGCGGCGGGAGAGACCCAGCAGGAGCCACATGACCCTTTGGATAGAGTGTTCCATATGGGAGAATCCACACAGCCTCTCACTTCGATTGGAaacaggttctctctctctctctctctctctctctctctctctctctctctctctctctctctctctctctctctctctctcgcttgctctctcaaAAGTGCAGGGGGGCTCGCTGTAATAGCCTATGTAATTGACCACATAGGAAAAGAAGCAGGACCAGGCGTTGTACTGTTGTTGCGTGGTGAGGCGTGGCTCCGCAAGGTTCTCTGTGAGAGAAATTTGAGACTTCCTGGGGAGCCTGAGGCGAGGGAGTAATGGCCGGGACAGCGAGGGCCTGCAGGAACACAATGGAGCCAAACAGAGCGACAGGAAACGCTGAGGAAAAGACTCAGACGACCAGAAAGCGTCACCAGGGATAAGCCCAGTGGCCAAAACTAAAACCAATCAAATGACTTGCCTAAATGTAATCATTCACATTTGGTTCTGCTCTCCATGCAGAGCTGCCTTCAGAACAAGATCAAGAAAGGAAAACCCAGTGACTCTGTTTCAGTCAGGGACAGTCAAAGTGTGactaaaataaatatttaaacaacagcaacacaGGTCCTCCAGTTCTTCACCCATTTGTGTCAGTCGGGGAAATTAAAAGGGTGAACAACCCAGgtactgtaaaaacaacacagaggTCCTTGGGCTGTGCTCCTATTGATCCGGGAGGCTCGTTGGAGGAAGTGCTGTTCATTGGCTTCTGAGGAGAGAGTTGACCCCTGGCCCCTCACTGTAGAGGCCTGTCCCAGCTCACAGGCAGAACCATGTGCCAAATGTGTCATGATCCCAGTTTGCGCTGTTGGTATTTGAGGACGAAACAGTGGAGCTTTTGTTTGCCACAGCTGGACCAGTAGGCCTTGTCCTCACCCACCCAAAGACATGTGTGACCAACCGGCTCGATTCGGTCcagtgtagcaaaatttgaaattgtgttttttttttacgttggataaaagtagactcagagctagaaaattgtatatcatacactacagttgaggaacaatgtgaaagtaattctgctttgaaagttgattaaCTTGTAACCACAATTTTGAGAAAATGTCACTTGAATGTTACTATGGAGAAATGCTGTGGTCAGTGTGTTTGGCGCGATAGCAAACGAGAAAACATCTAGTGTGGCACTAGAGGCATTCGTAAAACACTTTAAATACATTGTAAAGGGGAGGGTAATTATGGGGGCTTGTGGTAGCAGAAGGGTTTCGGTGGGGGGCATGAGGGTAACATGAGGGTAGCTGTGGGGTGCATGAGGGTAGCATGAGGGTAGCTGTGTGGAACATGAGGGTAGCATGAGGGTAGGTGTGGGCTGCATGATGGTAGCACAAGGGTAGCTGTGGGTTGCATAAGGGTAGCATGAGGGTAGCTGTGGGGTGCATGAGGGTAGCATGAGGGTAGCTGCGGGGTGCATGAGGGTAGCATGTGTCTTTTGGCCAAACCTCATTGTGTCAGTTTGTTTGAGGGTGTGTGGAAGTTTCTGTGATACATTGTGGGAATAACTGAATTCATGCATGAGGATAGCTGTGTGGAACATGAGGGTAGCATGAGGGTAGGTGTGGGGTGCATGAGGGTAGCATGAGGGTAGCTGTGGGGTGCATGAGGGTAGCTGTGGGGTGCATGAGGGTAGCATGAGGGTAGCTGTGGGGTGCATGAGGGTAGCATGAGGGTAGCTGTGGGGTGCATGAGGGTAGCATGTGTCTTTTGGCCAAACCTCATTGTGTCAGTTTGTTTGAGGGTGTGTGGAAGTTTCTGTGATACATGGTGGGAATACCTGAATTCATGCATACATTAATGCAGACAGTACTTGGCATTGCATGCATGGCATAGTAGTTGAGATCGCAAGGAATTCtgatgcagtgtgttgtgtttatTCGTATTAGGTATAAGAACGGGCTACTGGACATATCGTCAGCATGGATGCAAAGAGGAAAGAGATGGACCTCCTCAGCAACAGCCTAGCTGCCTACGCACACATCaaaggtcagtcaatcaatcaatcactttAACAACAGCAGTTGTCACATTGCTTTTAAAGTACCACAAAATGAATCAATGAAACAAAATTGCCAATGTGCCAGTCATACATAACAATATTGATTTAGGCTACTAGCACAATTACTTTTTGACATATTGTGGTGTTTTTTTAAAATCCTAGGTGAATTTACCAATGATCTTTTTCTGTCCTGTAGAGAACCCGGAGAGCTTTGGGCTGTACTTTGTAATCGGGGTTTGTTTCGGCCTGGTCCTCACCCTCTGCCTCCTGGTCATCCGTATCTCCTGCAAGCCCCGCACCAACATACCGGCCTCCACGCCCGAGAAGAAACACTTAAAGGATTTCAGTGAGGACGAATGTGATGAAGATAgcgaggatgaggaagaggagggtgacGTCGAAGCACCCGCCCCCCTACCCACCACAGAGATTCCCATTGGcaaccaccacaaccacagcCAATCGGACGGGACACTGAGTGTTAACGTGTTCACGTCGGCCGAGGAGCTGGAGCGGGCGCAGCGATTGGAGGAGAGGGAGCGAATCATACGGGAGATCTGGAGGAATGGGCAGCCTGATATCCTGGGTTCAGGAACAGGCACTATAGGTCGGGTGCACTACTACTAACGCCCAGTACTACGGGACCACTGAATAGACATACTATATAGAACTATGGTGCTATGGAATCAGGGGTACACTGTGGTCCACACCCGCCAAAGACAGACTTAGAATCAGACCTCTGGGTGGGTCAGTTCCCTGAGGGAGACCTTACGATTCCTTTGGGGTGTTATTGATGCTGTTGCATACAGGCAGGTCACAAATGGCGTGCTACTTCAATCTGGTGTGTATTCAGTGATGTGAAATGTTCtgaacgttgcagatagaaatagaATGATTAGAGCGTACACAATTCCCTATTCTACCTGAAAGACAATCATATCTGTTCTACACGATACGTTTCTATCTGAACGCTCTGTAACGTGACATCCCTCTGAACAGGCCCCTGAAGTGTAAGTCTTGACTCTAACACGATGTGATAGTGGTGTGCTGTGTGAATGTATTTCCCCCATCAACATTTGTCACCTACTATCACTGCCATAATGGAGTTACACCACAAGGCACCTTTGAGACCAGTTCTGCTGCTTTGTGATCTAGGCATGTTGAATGGGAACATTTATCATAATTGGAGTCTACAGTGTAGAGAGATGCCTGAATAAAGTATTGCCCTTAGAAAAGCACAAAGGGAGTAAGGAAGGACTAATACAGCTATTGATAAATAGCCAGAGATACTGTAGGGAGTCAGGACCAAGTATTTTGCAATGAGAGGTCACTTCCTTTTGTTTGCTATGGGGCCATGTTTCCCTCAACACATTGGTGAGTTTACAGCGGGACAGCTCCGTGAACTGTTTGTCATTATATTAGGAAATTATCCTCAAGTGGTCTTGGAACCTTCTGTGAGGAAATTGCTTCGCCTAAGTAAGAAAATAGAAATAGATTCAGTGGGACCATTTTTCACCTGATGTTAAGTCATTTTGGAATTGGGCTGCTCAGTTTGCTCAGTTTATGGACACAGTTTTAGGCTGTTTTAGAGAACCAATTACACTTGGGGAAATTAAATAATTAAAGTGTTAAACTCGAAAGGCCTTGTGGTTGTTTCTGTTACACATAATGTCTTTTAGACAAACAATACTCTTCCTTATTAAAATGTCCCTGGGCTATGTATTTTGAATATACTGTACAATATAAAGATTGTCTAGGGGTGAAATTTAACAACTGAAAGACCTCAGTTGAGCCATTTAATTACAATGGATTGTAAGGTCACTCGTTGTTAATTGTTCATCTTAACCAATTGCTACCATGTGTGCCTTGAAATGTTAAATAGATGTGATTTTTATAATacaatatcttgaaaacttgttTGCTAAATGTTTTGGCAAAACCCAGTGTTCTATCTAAACTAAATAAAGTCTTATTTTATTGTCTGAAATAAAACACAGGACAAAAGGATATTTGATTGCCAACAGATTCATGTTGAACATGTTGAACATGAATAACACAATCTGCGTTTGTATCTTTGGTATGATCATTATCCAGTTTGGTTCTCTTGGGCTTTAGCTGTACAGGTTACTAACCAAATAAAGACCTGGCCCTccaactgggcacagacatcaattcaacatctattccacgttggttcaacgtaattcaATTTAAATGATGTTGAACCAATGCAGTCATTTATATTGATCACGGCATTGTTGGGTTTACAGCTCGCAAGGAAGACAGTTCACTGTACTCGTGcgcgtgacattaaaacttgaatcTCGACACAACAtagattcaaccagtgtgtgatCAGTAGGTATGCTTTATATCCATTTT contains:
- the LOC118367351 gene encoding protein eva-1 homolog B-like; protein product: MDAKRKEMDLLSNSLAAYAHIKENPESFGLYFVIGVCFGLVLTLCLLVIRISCKPRTNIPASTPEKKHLKDFSEDECDEDSEDEEEEGDVEAPAPLPTTEIPIGNHHNHSQSDGTLSVNVFTSAEELERAQRLEERERIIREIWRNGQPDILGSGTGTIGRVHYY